One window from the genome of Sardina pilchardus chromosome 12, fSarPil1.1, whole genome shotgun sequence encodes:
- the LOC134097600 gene encoding solute carrier family 66 member 3-like, translated as MENTDSFTLLNTINISATLICMILKVPQIFLLLHTKCTKGVSLRALLLEITGYIVFATYQKHHGYPIATFLEYPIMVAQDSILLLMMLHYDGNFWQSPIYSLAYVVGWQLLSLQGWIIDLALSFCTFISGSSKFSQLQCLWASGDAGQVSALTWALATYTCIARIFTTVSTTGDLKVLLRFFVLTALNGWVFVTIVYYRLRGKKHA; from the exons ATGGAGAACACGGACTCTTTTACGTTGCTGAACACGATAAACATCAGCGCAACCTTGATCTGCATGATTCTCAAAGTTCCGCAGATTTTCTTGTTGCTGCACACCAAGTGTACTAAAGGGGTGAGCCTCCGGGCGCTACTGCTGGAGATCACCGG GTATATTGTGTTTGCCACATACCAGAaacaccatggataccctattgCCACATTCCTGGAGTACCCAATCATGGTAGCTCAAG actcTATCCTTCTCCTGATGATGCTCCACTATGATGGCAACTTCTGGCAGAGCCCCATCTATAGCCTAGC ATATGTAGTGGGATGGCAACTGCTGAGTTTGCAAGGCTGGATAATTGACCTTGCATTG tccttCTGCACTTTCATCAGTGGCAGCAGTAAGTTCAGTCAGCTGCAGTGTCTGTGGGCGTCAGGAGATGCTGGACAGGTCAGCGCCCTCACCTGGGCCTTGGCCACATACACCTGTATAG CGAGGATCTTCACAACCGTATCCACCACTGGAGACCTGAAAG TTCTGCTGCGGTTCTTCGTATTGACCGCGCTGAACGGCTGGGTCTTCGTCACCATCGTGTACTACAGGTTGCGTGGGAAAAAACACGCCTGA